In the Shewanella sp. OMA3-2 genome, one interval contains:
- a CDS encoding GNAT family N-acetyltransferase, with amino-acid sequence MNGILRRASKADALPAFELRNLAILSQCVDCYGVDAMTKWTEGEMPAAYAEKLLNDGYVYVVDGLPNAPEQQLIIATGMLDVSTGFIDALFVHPQYMKLGIGKLMLDHLELIAKASGLVFIALESTLNAADFYRKCGFNGNKKSVYHSPRGFDLDCVVMQKQLV; translated from the coding sequence ATGAATGGAATATTAAGGCGGGCTAGTAAGGCTGATGCATTACCAGCCTTTGAACTCAGAAATCTTGCTATATTATCTCAATGTGTTGATTGTTATGGTGTTGATGCTATGACTAAATGGACTGAAGGTGAGATGCCTGCTGCATACGCAGAGAAGCTATTAAATGATGGTTATGTCTACGTTGTTGACGGGCTGCCAAATGCACCAGAACAACAGTTAATTATTGCCACTGGTATGCTTGATGTTAGCACCGGGTTTATTGATGCGCTGTTTGTTCATCCACAATACATGAAGCTAGGCATTGGTAAACTCATGTTGGATCATCTTGAGCTTATCGCGAAGGCATCTGGATTGGTTTTTATTGCATTAGAATCAACCTTAAATGCAGCCGATTTTTACCGTAAATGTGGCTTTAATGGTAATAAGAAGAGTGTTTATCATTCGCCTAGAGGCTTTGATTTAGACTGTGTTGTGATGCAAAAACAATTGGTTTAG
- a CDS encoding precorrin-2 dehydrogenase/sirohydrochlorin ferrochelatase family protein: MQYFPLFVDTKELFVLIVGAGEVASRKLDLLARTDATIHVIAPQVAADIEAYANKGRIKLSRREISVEDMSCYDLIYLATANEQLNTELAVIASQNGIWVNVVDNPKFCRFITPSIVDRGRLVVAISTAGAAPVFARTIRARLETLLPNSLAPLFDYVASKREDVQQKLTNGKERRLFWERFFNLNQDRFDTTTEAHYQQAFSSYASRGEILLLDETTPASLLPIAVMPLLQKLDVVFFENDLDEYTNELLRRDASRESLPALSTISKQFELGDRMLLVAPSEKINQLKAHFPMAKHLRPGAI, from the coding sequence GTGCAATATTTTCCATTATTTGTCGATACAAAAGAACTGTTTGTTTTAATCGTTGGTGCGGGTGAAGTGGCCAGTCGAAAACTTGATTTACTGGCCCGTACTGATGCCACTATTCATGTCATTGCACCACAAGTGGCTGCAGATATTGAAGCTTATGCCAATAAAGGCAGAATAAAGCTCTCGCGCCGAGAAATTTCTGTAGAAGACATGTCATGTTATGACCTCATTTATTTAGCGACTGCAAACGAACAGCTGAATACTGAATTAGCCGTCATAGCAAGTCAGAATGGTATTTGGGTTAATGTTGTTGATAACCCTAAATTCTGCCGCTTTATTACGCCATCAATTGTTGATAGAGGACGACTTGTTGTGGCGATAAGCACCGCAGGTGCTGCGCCGGTATTTGCTCGTACAATTCGTGCACGTTTAGAAACCTTACTACCTAATTCATTAGCCCCTTTATTTGATTATGTAGCGAGCAAGCGAGAGGACGTGCAGCAAAAGCTCACCAACGGCAAAGAGAGACGATTATTTTGGGAACGATTTTTTAATCTTAATCAAGATCGTTTCGATACCACCACTGAAGCGCATTATCAGCAAGCATTTAGCAGTTATGCTAGCCGTGGTGAAATTTTATTGTTGGATGAAACAACCCCAGCAAGCTTATTGCCGATAGCTGTCATGCCACTATTGCAAAAACTGGACGTAGTATTTTTTGAGAATGATTTAGATGAGTATACCAATGAGCTGTTAAGGCGTGACGCATCACGCGAGTCATTACCTGCGTTAAGCACTATTTCAAAACAGTTTGAGCTTGGTGATAGGATGTTGCTTGTCGCGCCATCTGAAAAAATTAATCAACTTAAAGCACACTTTCCCATGGCAAAACATTTAAGACCAGGGGCTATTTAA
- the yajC gene encoding preprotein translocase subunit YajC, which translates to MFISNAYASAAGGPQSGGTMELVFMLVMFGLIFYFMIFRPQSKRVKEHKNLMSSISKGDEVLTSGGILGKVTKINDENDYVLLAINDNNQITIKKDYIAAVLPKGSIASL; encoded by the coding sequence ATGTTTATTTCAAATGCATATGCAAGCGCAGCTGGCGGACCTCAAAGTGGCGGCACCATGGAATTAGTGTTCATGCTGGTCATGTTCGGCTTAATCTTTTACTTCATGATTTTCCGTCCACAGTCAAAGCGTGTTAAAGAGCATAAAAACCTAATGTCATCGATTTCAAAAGGTGATGAAGTGCTTACTAGTGGTGGCATTTTAGGCAAAGTGACCAAAATCAATGATGAAAATGATTATGTATTATTAGCGATTAATGATAACAATCAAATCACCATTAAGAAGGACTATATTGCGGCAGTATTACCTAAAGGTTCTATTGCATCGCTATAA
- a CDS encoding putative signal transducing protein, giving the protein MEQRKVLLTGGNLLQAHTWKGLLETSGIEVDLRGEALMGGVGELPVDLQSVELWIDTEHISTAQSILANLDVEQPQWQCIQCHETNEGSFELCWQCSSPKSETHN; this is encoded by the coding sequence ATGGAACAACGCAAAGTGTTATTAACCGGCGGCAATTTACTTCAAGCACATACTTGGAAAGGTTTGTTGGAAACCAGTGGGATTGAAGTTGATTTACGTGGTGAGGCATTAATGGGAGGTGTAGGTGAGTTACCTGTTGATCTTCAAAGTGTTGAGTTATGGATAGATACAGAACACATAAGTACAGCCCAAAGCATTTTGGCTAACTTAGATGTTGAGCAGCCACAATGGCAATGTATACAGTGTCATGAAACCAATGAAGGTAGTTTTGAGCTTTGTTGGCAGTGTAGCTCTCCCAAAAGTGAGACTCACAACTAA
- a CDS encoding DUF3224 domain-containing protein, giving the protein MMASIKIVNSTSKITAWDEKAYATFENDVKHTQAKISQHYTGELNGKADVMYLMVYQSATEAVFVGYETITATINNLSGTLTLQHLGQYRNGIASSEFTVVADSGRGDFTNIVGKGHFSSTTNGQAEYHFELKM; this is encoded by the coding sequence ATGATGGCTTCAATTAAAATAGTTAACAGTACTTCCAAAATTACAGCATGGGATGAAAAGGCTTATGCGACGTTTGAGAATGATGTGAAACACACTCAAGCAAAAATCAGTCAACACTACACAGGCGAACTCAATGGTAAAGCTGATGTAATGTATTTAATGGTTTACCAGTCAGCCACTGAAGCGGTATTTGTTGGTTATGAGACTATCACTGCCACCATAAACAATTTATCCGGCACACTAACCTTACAACACTTGGGGCAGTATAGAAATGGCATTGCTAGCAGCGAATTTACTGTTGTGGCTGATTCAGGTCGTGGTGATTTTACTAACATTGTAGGTAAAGGCCATTTTTCATCAACCACTAATGGCCAAGCTGAATACCATTTCGAGTTAAAAATGTAG
- the tgt gene encoding tRNA guanosine(34) transglycosylase Tgt, with translation MKFELDTTDGRARRGRLVFERGTVETPAFMPVGTYGTVKGMTPEEVRETGADILLGNTFHLWLRPGEEIMRKHGDLHDFMNWQRPILTDSGGFQVFSLGDIRKITEEGVHFRSPINGEKIFLDPEKSMQIQNSLGSDVVMIFDECTPYPATHDEARKSMQMSLRWAKRSRDEFDRLENPNSLFGIIQGGVFEDLRDESIEGLTNIGFDGYAVGGLAVGEPKADMHRILEHVCPQLPADKPRYLMGVGKPEDLVEGVRRGVDMFDCVMPTRNARNGHLFTSEGVIKIRNARHRDDTSTLDPKCDCYTCKNYSRAYLYHLDRCNEILGARLNTIHNLRYYQILMEGLRGAIQTGTLDAFVKDFYTGLGREVPEFKG, from the coding sequence ATGAAATTTGAGTTAGATACAACCGATGGACGTGCGCGTCGTGGCCGCCTAGTATTTGAGCGTGGCACAGTAGAGACGCCAGCCTTCATGCCTGTAGGGACTTACGGTACTGTAAAAGGTATGACCCCAGAAGAAGTCCGCGAGACGGGCGCTGATATTCTACTCGGAAATACCTTCCATTTATGGTTGCGTCCTGGTGAAGAAATCATGCGTAAGCACGGTGACTTACATGACTTCATGAATTGGCAGCGGCCAATTTTAACCGATTCGGGTGGATTTCAAGTATTCAGTTTAGGTGATATACGTAAGATCACTGAAGAAGGGGTACATTTTCGTTCACCAATTAATGGTGAAAAGATTTTCTTAGACCCTGAAAAGTCGATGCAAATTCAAAATTCATTAGGCAGTGATGTAGTGATGATTTTTGATGAATGTACACCTTATCCAGCAACACATGATGAAGCGCGTAAATCGATGCAAATGTCTTTGCGTTGGGCTAAACGTTCACGTGATGAGTTTGACCGTTTGGAAAATCCTAATTCGTTATTCGGTATTATCCAAGGTGGTGTATTCGAGGATTTACGTGACGAATCTATCGAAGGCTTAACCAATATCGGTTTTGACGGTTATGCGGTTGGCGGATTAGCGGTAGGTGAACCTAAAGCAGACATGCATCGCATTCTTGAACATGTTTGTCCACAGTTACCTGCTGATAAACCGCGCTATTTAATGGGCGTAGGTAAACCAGAAGACTTAGTTGAAGGTGTGCGTCGTGGTGTTGACATGTTTGATTGTGTTATGCCAACACGAAACGCTCGCAATGGTCATTTATTTACCAGCGAAGGTGTGATTAAAATTCGTAATGCACGTCATCGTGATGACACTTCAACGCTCGATCCTAAGTGTGATTGTTATACCTGTAAAAACTATTCACGCGCCTATTTATATCACTTAGATCGTTGTAATGAGATCTTAGGTGCGCGTTTAAACACCATTCATAATCTACGTTATTATCAAATTTTGATGGAAGGTTTGCGCGGTGCGATTCAGACAGGTACATTAGACGCCTTTGTAAAAGACTTCTACACCGGTTTGGGACGTGAAGTGCCTGAGTTTAAAGGCTAA
- the secF gene encoding protein translocase subunit SecF, producing MFQLFSVNNTVNFLRHAAPISIISMLLVIASFVSLGTKGINWGLDFTGGTVVEVEFSNPVDLNVLRGKLTSVETEGAVVQNFGSSRDVLFRLPVRENIKSDLQAIGIMKVVNSMDDNAIQKRVEFVGPQVGKQLAEQGGLAVIVALICILIYVSFRFEWRLAAGSVAALAHDVIVTLGVFSILQLEFDLTVLAGLLTVVGYSLNDTIVVYDRIRENFLKMRKGTPEEIVNQSITQTMSRTVITTGTTLIVVIALFLKGGTMIHGFATALLCGIFVGTYSSIYVASYLAIKLGINREHMMPVEIEKEGADQPPMMP from the coding sequence ATGTTTCAGTTATTTTCAGTTAATAATACCGTCAACTTTCTTCGCCATGCTGCGCCGATAAGTATTATTTCGATGCTTCTAGTGATTGCCTCATTTGTTTCTTTAGGAACAAAAGGCATTAACTGGGGGTTAGATTTTACCGGTGGTACGGTTGTTGAAGTAGAGTTTTCAAACCCTGTTGATTTAAATGTGTTACGCGGCAAGCTTACTTCTGTAGAAACGGAAGGTGCAGTGGTACAAAACTTCGGTTCAAGCCGAGATGTGCTATTTCGCTTACCTGTTCGTGAAAACATTAAAAGCGACCTACAAGCCATTGGCATTATGAAAGTGGTTAATTCAATGGATGACAACGCGATTCAAAAGCGTGTTGAATTTGTTGGACCTCAGGTAGGTAAACAGTTAGCCGAGCAAGGTGGTCTAGCGGTTATTGTCGCATTAATCTGTATTTTGATTTATGTGTCGTTTCGTTTTGAATGGCGATTAGCTGCGGGCTCTGTAGCCGCGCTTGCCCATGACGTTATTGTTACCTTGGGCGTATTTTCTATATTACAGCTTGAGTTTGACTTAACCGTTTTAGCGGGACTATTAACCGTAGTGGGTTACTCACTGAACGATACGATTGTTGTCTATGACCGTATTCGTGAGAATTTCCTCAAAATGCGTAAAGGCACGCCTGAAGAAATTGTTAACCAATCAATTACTCAAACAATGAGCCGTACTGTTATTACGACTGGTACTACGCTAATTGTGGTTATCGCGCTATTTTTAAAAGGTGGCACTATGATCCACGGTTTCGCTACCGCGTTACTGTGTGGTATTTTTGTGGGTACTTACTCATCGATTTATGTTGCGAGTTATTTAGCGATTAAATTGGGTATTAACCGTGAGCATATGATGCCAGTTGAAATTGAAAAAGAAGGTGCCGATCAGCCTCCAATGATGCCTTAA
- a CDS encoding CBS domain-containing protein, protein MKKLTLHAVEAIDELAWPDNHQEHTLYSSALDVFTDFKNVKPLVIDAHSSAIEVERLMKKAHVRLKLVVDKKEHFIGLISYDLLSSQEIVKKLGKGDLRENLLISDFMIPKSELKAIAYADIVNAKIGDVIETLKAAGQQHCLVTDHEDHTIRGVLSANDIAKKLQLEIDVSTPTSFASIFEAISIIPQPLVV, encoded by the coding sequence GTGAAAAAATTAACCCTACATGCTGTAGAAGCTATTGATGAGTTGGCTTGGCCTGATAATCATCAAGAGCATACCCTTTATTCATCTGCTTTAGATGTGTTTACCGACTTTAAAAACGTAAAACCTCTTGTTATCGATGCACACTCTTCTGCAATTGAAGTTGAACGTTTGATGAAAAAAGCACACGTTAGATTAAAGTTAGTTGTTGATAAGAAAGAACATTTTATTGGTTTAATCAGTTATGATTTATTGAGTAGCCAAGAAATTGTTAAAAAGTTAGGCAAAGGCGATTTACGCGAAAATTTGTTAATTAGTGATTTTATGATCCCGAAATCTGAATTAAAAGCGATTGCCTATGCTGATATTGTCAATGCTAAAATTGGTGATGTGATTGAAACCTTAAAAGCAGCAGGCCAACAACATTGTTTAGTGACAGATCATGAGGATCACACAATACGTGGTGTGTTATCAGCAAATGATATCGCTAAAAAACTACAGTTAGAGATAGATGTCAGTACGCCAACCAGCTTTGCGAGTATTTTTGAAGCGATCTCAATCATCCCTCAACCTCTCGTTGTATAA
- a CDS encoding rhodanese-like domain-containing protein encodes MQSTSAFAQLVDSINDKVTHVSIEQYQADDKWVLIDVREDHEWLQGHLPNAKHLGKGIIERDIETRFPDKSTPLLLYCGGGHRSSLAAYNIQLMGYTQVGSLVGGFKTWVQHQFPVVQD; translated from the coding sequence ATGCAGTCTACTTCAGCATTTGCGCAATTGGTTGATTCAATTAATGACAAAGTCACTCATGTTAGCATTGAACAATATCAAGCAGATGACAAATGGGTATTAATTGATGTTAGAGAAGATCACGAATGGTTACAAGGCCATTTACCTAACGCAAAACACTTAGGTAAGGGAATTATTGAGCGTGATATTGAAACGCGATTTCCTGATAAATCAACACCGTTATTGCTGTATTGCGGTGGTGGACATCGCTCATCATTAGCCGCTTATAATATTCAGCTAATGGGATATACCCAGGTTGGATCATTAGTCGGTGGTTTTAAAACCTGGGTTCAACATCAATTTCCAGTGGTGCAAGATTAA
- a CDS encoding YaeQ family protein, producing the protein MAPKSTVYKVNLQIADMDRHYYGEHPLTIAQHPSETDTRMMVRLLAFALNASESLQFSKGLCVDDEAELWDVDLSGVVNLWVEFGQADEKWLRKACGRAKNVILYTYGGRSVPIWWQQNQSTLSRYKNLKIVNFPEAAVEQLAAFVGRNMAVQININESQVWLSNADISVLVEPEILQ; encoded by the coding sequence ATGGCGCCTAAATCTACCGTCTATAAAGTCAATTTACAAATAGCTGATATGGACAGACATTACTATGGTGAACATCCATTAACGATTGCACAGCACCCATCAGAAACCGATACTCGTATGATGGTGCGTTTATTGGCATTTGCGCTCAATGCCAGTGAATCTTTGCAATTTAGTAAGGGGCTTTGTGTTGATGATGAGGCTGAATTGTGGGATGTCGATTTATCTGGTGTGGTGAATTTGTGGGTTGAGTTTGGTCAGGCCGATGAAAAGTGGCTGCGCAAAGCCTGCGGACGGGCAAAAAATGTCATTTTGTATACTTATGGTGGTCGCAGCGTTCCTATTTGGTGGCAACAAAACCAAAGTACTTTAAGCCGTTACAAAAACCTAAAAATAGTCAATTTCCCTGAAGCAGCGGTAGAGCAATTAGCTGCATTTGTTGGCCGTAATATGGCGGTGCAAATCAATATTAATGAAAGCCAAGTATGGTTATCTAATGCCGATATTAGCGTACTTGTGGAACCTGAAATACTACAATAA
- the secD gene encoding protein translocase subunit SecD, with translation MLNKYPMWKNLMVIIFIAVGCFYAMPNLFGEDHAVQVVATRSAEVTVTTQSNITAVLESKGIAIKRSELENGQLLVRVSDPEQQLLAKEAIAEALGNNYTVALNLAPATPEWLEAVGGSPMKLGLDLRGGVHFLMEVDMGEALRKMEEAKIADFRSQLREEKIRYAGIRKTPKGIEIKFRDAETVGVAERFLKTKSNDMVYSDGSRDGNFFLVADMSDAYIKQVKEEALQQNITTIRNRVNELGVAEPVVQRQGAERIIVELPGVQDTARAKEILGATASIEFRMVDDKADPAAAASGRVSAASEVYPRRDGGIAVLRKEVMLTGDHITGAQPTFDEYSRPQVAINLDAKGGNIFSNVTKDNIGKPMATLFIEYKDSGLRNPDGTVKMTKIEEVISVATIQARLGRNFVITGLEHKEAQSLALLLRAGALIAPVTIVEERTIGPSLGAENIQNGMQAMIFGLAIVLIFMLVYYRAFGFIANLALLANLVMVVGVMSMIPGAVLTLPGIAGMVLTVGMAVDGNVLIYERIREELLAGRSVQQAIHEGYANAFSTIADANITTFMTALILFAVGTGAVKGFAVTLMIGIATSMFTAIVGTRSIVNALWGGKRLKTLSI, from the coding sequence GTGTTAAATAAATACCCTATGTGGAAAAACTTGATGGTGATAATTTTTATCGCCGTCGGGTGTTTTTATGCAATGCCGAACCTTTTTGGTGAAGACCATGCTGTTCAAGTTGTCGCGACTCGTAGTGCTGAAGTCACAGTCACCACGCAATCAAACATCACAGCCGTACTTGAGAGCAAAGGCATAGCGATTAAACGCTCTGAGCTCGAAAATGGCCAATTGTTAGTGCGTGTCAGTGATCCTGAACAGCAACTACTGGCTAAAGAAGCGATTGCAGAGGCATTAGGTAACAACTATACCGTTGCATTGAACTTAGCGCCGGCAACACCAGAATGGCTTGAAGCTGTTGGTGGCTCACCAATGAAGTTAGGTCTTGATCTTCGTGGTGGTGTTCACTTCTTAATGGAAGTGGATATGGGCGAAGCGTTACGTAAAATGGAAGAAGCTAAAATAGCTGATTTTCGTAGCCAACTGCGCGAAGAGAAAATTCGTTACGCGGGGATCCGTAAAACCCCTAAAGGTATCGAAATTAAATTTCGTGATGCCGAAACTGTGGGCGTAGCTGAACGTTTTTTGAAAACCAAAAGCAACGACATGGTTTATTCAGATGGCAGTCGTGATGGCAATTTCTTTTTAGTTGCCGATATGAGCGATGCTTATATCAAGCAAGTTAAAGAAGAAGCGTTACAACAAAACATTACTACTATCCGTAACCGTGTAAACGAGTTAGGGGTAGCTGAGCCAGTTGTTCAACGTCAAGGCGCCGAGCGCATTATTGTTGAATTACCAGGTGTTCAAGATACGGCACGTGCTAAAGAGATTTTAGGTGCAACCGCTTCAATTGAATTCCGTATGGTCGATGACAAAGCCGATCCCGCTGCTGCGGCAAGTGGTCGAGTGTCAGCTGCTTCAGAGGTTTATCCTCGACGTGACGGTGGAATAGCTGTTCTGCGTAAAGAAGTGATGTTAACCGGTGATCATATTACAGGTGCACAACCTACTTTTGATGAGTATAGCCGTCCGCAAGTGGCGATTAACTTAGACGCTAAAGGCGGTAATATTTTCTCAAACGTGACCAAGGACAACATTGGCAAACCAATGGCGACCTTGTTTATTGAATACAAGGACAGCGGTCTACGTAATCCTGATGGCACTGTGAAAATGACTAAGATTGAAGAAGTCATTTCGGTTGCCACTATTCAAGCACGTTTAGGACGTAACTTTGTCATTACCGGCCTTGAGCATAAAGAAGCGCAAAGCTTGGCTTTACTGTTACGTGCTGGTGCCTTGATTGCACCTGTGACGATTGTTGAAGAACGTACCATTGGTCCAAGTTTGGGTGCTGAAAATATTCAAAACGGTATGCAAGCCATGATTTTTGGTTTGGCTATCGTATTGATATTTATGCTGGTTTATTATCGTGCATTTGGCTTTATTGCTAACTTGGCACTGCTTGCTAACCTAGTGATGGTTGTCGGCGTGATGTCAATGATCCCTGGAGCAGTATTAACGCTTCCTGGTATAGCCGGTATGGTATTGACCGTAGGTATGGCCGTTGATGGTAACGTACTTATTTATGAACGTATTCGTGAAGAGTTACTGGCTGGACGCAGTGTTCAGCAGGCGATTCATGAAGGTTATGCCAATGCATTTTCAACCATTGCTGATGCCAACATTACCACCTTTATGACAGCGCTCATTTTGTTTGCTGTTGGTACTGGTGCTGTGAAAGGTTTCGCGGTGACCTTAATGATAGGTATTGCGACTTCAATGTTTACCGCCATTGTCGGTACTCGTTCAATCGTGAATGCGCTTTGGGGCGGTAAACGTCTTAAAACGCTGTCAATTTAA
- a CDS encoding S8 family serine peptidase, with protein sequence MQNKRPLILLSLSGIALAVSTSLYAAPQSLNLTSQNGISAASLDNTSPLPKRYIVKFRNDTSMQSNLQQFNSQATSQSDNAVDYQPRSHEIFSHFRALNGVQAKEMKRIARGNSYTVKLDSKSVQSLRLRADVEYVEEDMPRRLLAETTPWGQTFVGATALSDSQTGNRTICIIDSGYDRSHNDLSGNNVTGTNNSGTGNWYQPGNNNAHGTHVAGTIAAIANNEGVVGVMPNQNAKIHVIKVFNEAGWGYSSSLVAAVDTCVSNGANVVTMSLGGSGSTTTERNALNAHYNNGVLLIAAAGNAGDSTHSYPASYDGVMSVAAVDSNRDRAAFSQYTNQVEISGPGEAILSTVTVGEGRLADITIGGQSYFNNGVVPHNRLTPSGTSYTPSPVNAQVTATLAECTVSGTSFNCGNMSNKICLVERVGNQGSSYPEINAAKACKTAGAVGAIVYSNSALPGLQNPFLVDANSEITIPTMSVDRATGLALRNKLGLSTTIANQGNKDYAYYNGTSMATPHVSGVATLVWSYHPQCTATQVRAALNATADDLSVAGRDNQTGYGMVNATAAKAYLDASCDGPTNPGNGGGDLVLVNGVAKSNLTGTKDEELYFSLDVPTGATNLSFTMSGGTGDADLYVQYGASPSTTSYDCRPWKGGNNESCPITTVQSGTYYVMVKGYSAFSGVNLVANYTAGSTGGGNTGGPASYTNTNNFSIPDNNTTGITSSINVARTGNSGTVSVNVGIIHTYIGDLKVELISPTGQKVTLHSNTGGSADNINKTYTANFSGVESSGTWKLKAVDNARSDTGYIDTWTLSFQ encoded by the coding sequence ATGCAAAATAAACGACCTTTAATTTTACTCAGCCTCTCAGGTATAGCACTTGCTGTATCTACTAGCTTGTATGCTGCACCTCAATCCCTAAACTTAACATCACAAAATGGGATTTCAGCGGCCAGCTTAGACAATACTTCGCCATTACCTAAACGTTATATTGTAAAGTTTAGAAATGACACATCTATGCAATCAAATCTACAACAGTTTAACTCTCAAGCAACCAGCCAATCAGATAATGCCGTTGACTACCAACCGCGTTCACACGAAATATTTTCTCATTTTAGAGCGCTAAACGGTGTTCAAGCTAAAGAAATGAAACGTATTGCTCGTGGTAATAGCTATACCGTTAAATTAGATTCAAAATCAGTGCAGTCGCTTCGTCTTCGTGCTGACGTTGAATATGTCGAAGAAGATATGCCACGCCGTTTACTGGCTGAAACTACGCCATGGGGCCAAACCTTTGTAGGTGCTACAGCTCTTAGCGATAGCCAAACAGGTAACCGTACTATTTGTATTATCGACTCAGGATACGACCGTAGTCACAATGACTTAAGTGGTAATAATGTCACAGGTACCAATAACTCAGGTACAGGTAACTGGTATCAACCAGGCAATAATAATGCCCACGGTACGCATGTAGCAGGTACAATTGCAGCCATTGCCAACAATGAAGGCGTTGTTGGCGTAATGCCTAACCAAAATGCCAAAATTCATGTCATTAAAGTCTTTAATGAAGCTGGATGGGGATATTCTTCATCACTTGTCGCTGCCGTTGACACCTGTGTGAGCAATGGTGCTAACGTGGTGACTATGAGCTTAGGTGGCAGTGGTTCTACTACCACAGAACGTAATGCATTAAATGCACATTATAATAATGGTGTATTGCTGATTGCTGCAGCAGGTAATGCTGGTGACAGCACTCACAGTTATCCTGCATCATATGATGGTGTTATGTCTGTTGCTGCTGTTGATAGTAATCGTGATCGTGCTGCATTTTCTCAATACACTAACCAAGTAGAAATATCTGGACCAGGTGAAGCTATTCTATCAACGGTAACAGTTGGTGAAGGCCGCTTGGCTGACATCACTATTGGTGGTCAATCCTATTTCAATAATGGCGTTGTACCCCATAATCGTTTAACACCATCTGGAACCAGCTACACCCCTAGCCCAGTTAATGCTCAAGTGACCGCTACACTAGCTGAATGTACCGTGAGCGGAACCAGCTTTAATTGTGGCAACATGAGTAACAAAATTTGTTTAGTGGAGCGTGTTGGTAATCAAGGCAGCAGTTATCCTGAGATCAATGCCGCCAAAGCGTGTAAAACAGCAGGTGCTGTTGGCGCAATTGTTTACAGTAATAGTGCCTTACCTGGTTTACAAAACCCATTCCTAGTTGACGCTAACAGCGAAATCACCATTCCTACAATGTCTGTAGACAGAGCAACTGGTTTAGCGCTGCGTAACAAGCTTGGCTTAAGTACTACTATTGCTAACCAAGGCAACAAGGACTACGCGTATTACAATGGTACATCTATGGCAACACCTCACGTTTCAGGTGTAGCCACCTTAGTGTGGAGCTATCATCCACAATGTACCGCTACGCAAGTTCGTGCCGCATTAAATGCAACTGCTGATGATTTAAGTGTTGCAGGACGTGACAATCAAACCGGTTACGGCATGGTTAATGCTACCGCGGCGAAAGCGTATTTAGATGCATCTTGTGATGGTCCAACAAACCCGGGCAATGGTGGCGGAGATTTAGTGCTTGTTAATGGCGTGGCAAAATCGAATCTTACAGGTACAAAAGATGAGGAGCTTTATTTCTCATTAGATGTGCCAACAGGTGCGACAAACCTAAGCTTTACCATGAGCGGTGGTACTGGTGATGCTGACTTATATGTTCAGTATGGCGCTTCACCATCAACCACTAGCTATGACTGTCGTCCTTGGAAAGGCGGTAATAACGAATCTTGCCCGATAACGACAGTACAATCTGGTACCTATTATGTAATGGTTAAAGGTTACAGCGCATTTAGTGGTGTAAACTTAGTTGCTAATTACACCGCAGGTAGCACAGGTGGTGGAAACACCGGTGGCCCAGCAAGCTATACGAATACCAATAACTTTAGCATTCCTGATAACAATACTACCGGTATTACCAGTTCAATCAATGTGGCACGTACTGGTAACTCAGGTACAGTTTCGGTGAACGTGGGGATCATCCATACCTATATTGGTGATTTAAAAGTTGAACTGATTAGCCCTACAGGCCAAAAAGTGACTTTGCATAGCAACACTGGTGGCTCAGCTGACAATATCAATAAAACCTATACGGCAAACTTTAGCGGTGTTGAATCTAGTGGCACTTGGAAGTTAAAAGCAGTAGACAACGCCAGAAGTGATACTGGCTATATCGATACTTGGACACTGAGTTTTCAGTAA